A segment of the Thermococcus sp. genome:
CGAGTCAACCATACATTTCAGGATCAAGAAACTCCAAGAACGGGGGGTTATAGATAAGTACACCATAATCCTTGGAAGGGATCTCTGGCCCAGGGACCTTGCCATCGTATATATCCAGACTGAAACCCCGATAATAGAAGACTTCCTTGAGAAGTACGTTAACCACATCATGAAAACGCTCTCCCTTCTGCCAAACGTTCTCGCCGTCGCACGCAGTGGGAAGGACGGATTGATTGCCCTAATAGGAGAGGGGGACCGCGAGAAGCTGGATCATTTTATAGATGACACGATAAGAGTGTTGCCGACCCTCAAGCGTGTTGAGGTGTTCTACCTCGACGGGTTCACCAAGGGCAGGGATCTGGTAGGATTCTTGGTAGGTGTCTGAATGGAGGTTGAGGTTAAATTCAGGGTAGACTTCAACAGTGTCATGAGAAGGATAGAGAGAATAGGCGCCGAGTTCGTTCATGAGGAGATCCAGGAGGACCTGTACTTTCTCCTTCCGTATCCCCAGCTTCTCCGTGTCCGCCGGATATCAAATTTAGGTCGCTCTTTTCTGACGTATAAGCTCATCAAGGATCCAGGACAGAACGAGGAATTCGACGAGATTGAGGTGGAGGTCTCCGACTTCGAAACCACCGTTGAGATCCTCAGGAGACTGGGATACGAGGAGGACGTATGGGTTAAGAAATACCGCAGGGTCTATAGGCTTGGTGACGTAACCTTTGAGCTCAACCGTGTGGAGAACTTAGGGGACTTCCTTGACATTGAGGTCATTACCGAGGACGTCGCGGAGGCCAAGAGAAAGATATGGGAGACCGCTGAAATGCTCGGGCTCAGTAGAGCGGATGTGGAGCCGAGGCTGTACCAGGAGCTCATGAGGTTGTGAGCATCGGTCCCCCGGTAACGGGCCGTTTGATCTTCTCTGGAGATGCCAAAAGGTAGTAGGGGCGGACCCCGCGAAGCTAGGGTCACTTCGCGGTGGCCACGATCTTTATCACGTCGTTGAACTCCAGCCTGTAGTCGTCCCCAACGCGCCTGTGTGTCTTTGCGTTTACGGCGTACAGGAAGGTTCGGCCGAGATCCGTATGGACCTTAAACGCCAGGTCCCTTGGCGTTGAACCTTCCGGGAGAAGGTGAACGTGAGGTAGGACGTTCCCAAACCCATCCGTCAGCTTGTGTTCATCCTCGACTGGATACACTGGAATAAGTTTGAGGAGCTCAAAGGTGGCCCTGTTTATAACGTTCTGGACGCCAGTGGAACCAAACCTCTCAAGAACCCTCTCCCGTATCAGTTCCAAGGCTTTCTCCTGCTTGGGACTCATGCTCTTAAGGATCTCAAAGTCGCCCGAGCCGGGGATGTAGTCTATGAAACCGGCCTTTGCCGCCTTCCTCAGGGTGAGCTCCGCGGCGGAACTGGTTGGAACCACTATATATCCCCTGCTCTTTCCCTTTTTTACGAGACGCTCTATCTGGGCGTCCGCGGCGGCATCGGCTTTGTTAGCGGCAATTATTATGGGCTTGTTGGTTCTCCTCAGCTCCCTGACGAAGGTCATTATGTCCTCATCGCTCCATTTCGTAGGATCATCCGGAAGTCCAACACTGTGAAGGGCCTCCCAGACGTCTTCCTCGTCCACACCTATTCCGGTGAGGTGGTCGGCTATCGCCTGTGCCAGCTTCAGGTGTTGAAGTTTTATCCTCTTCGAGAACTTGTCCCAGCCC
Coding sequences within it:
- a CDS encoding Lrp/AsnC family transcriptional regulator, yielding MVSQLDDLDRAILRLLKEDARLTISDIAEHLQRPESTIHFRIKKLQERGVIDKYTIILGRDLWPRDLAIVYIQTETPIIEDFLEKYVNHIMKTLSLLPNVLAVARSGKDGLIALIGEGDREKLDHFIDDTIRVLPTLKRVEVFYLDGFTKGRDLVGFLVGV
- the cyaB gene encoding class IV adenylate cyclase, which gives rise to MEVEVKFRVDFNSVMRRIERIGAEFVHEEIQEDLYFLLPYPQLLRVRRISNLGRSFLTYKLIKDPGQNEEFDEIEVEVSDFETTVEILRRLGYEEDVWVKKYRRVYRLGDVTFELNRVENLGDFLDIEVITEDVAEAKRKIWETAEMLGLSRADVEPRLYQELMRL
- a CDS encoding redox-regulated ATPase YchF, whose translation is MEIGVVGKPNVGKSTFFSAATLVDVDIANYPFTTIDANVGVTYAITGHPCKELGCKPDPQNYEYRSELAMIPIKMIDVAGLVPGAHEGKGLGNKFLDDLRMASALIHVVDATGKTDVEGNPTDHHDPVEDIEFLEREINFWVFGILKRGWDKFSKRIKLQHLKLAQAIADHLTGIGVDEEDVWEALHSVGLPDDPTKWSDEDIMTFVRELRRTNKPIIIAANKADAAADAQIERLVKKGKSRGYIVVPTSSAAELTLRKAAKAGFIDYIPGSGDFEILKSMSPKQEKALELIRERVLERFGSTGVQNVINRATFELLKLIPVYPVEDEHKLTDGFGNVLPHVHLLPEGSTPRDLAFKVHTDLGRTFLYAVNAKTHRRVGDDYRLEFNDVIKIVATAK